The sequence CTGGCCGAGGTCGCCGCGGCCCGCGAGGAGTTCGCCGCGCTGCTCGAACGCAAGGAGCGGTCGCTGGTCGAGTCGGCGGACCCCCGGGGGCGCGAGCTCGCCGAGATCGGCCGGCGGCTCGCCGACACCCACGCCGACCTCCGCGAGCACGAGGAGGCCCACCTGGCCGGCGTCGCGGCCGGCCAGGCGGTCGGACAGGTCCTGCGCTGCCTCGGCGGCGCCCGCGGCGCGTCCACCTGGGACATGCTGGGCGGCGGCGGTTTCGCGGACATGGTGGAGCACGGCCACATGCGCGACGCGGACGAGGCGGCCTGGCACGCCCAGCGCGCCCTGGACGCCTTCTCCCGCGAGCTCGCCGACGTCGGGGTGCACGTCAACCCCCAGCTCCCCGAGGTGGACACCCGCTGGTTCGCCGACGTGTTCTTCGACAACATCATCACCGACGCGATCAAGCACCAGCGGATCGCCCGCACCGGCGAGGCCGTCACCGAGGTCGCCCGGTGGGTGAGCGGTACGGTCGACGACCTGGCCGCCCGGCGCGGTGAGCTGGCGCGCCACCGTGACTCCCTCGCCGCCCGCCGCGAGGACGTTCTCACCGGCTGACGAGAAGATCCGCCGGGTGGGCTGACGGGACCGGCCAACGGTGGGAAGCTCGGGACTCAAGGCATCGCACCGTCTCGATGGAGGGCAGCATGTCCACGCCCCTTGTGGTTCCGTTCCTTCGATACCAGGATGCCCCGGCCGCCATCGAGTGGCTGGGCAAGGTCTTCGGCTTCCGGCCGGTGCTCACGCTCCCCGGCGGGAAAGGCGGCGTCGGATACGCCCGGCTCGCGCTGGGCGACGCCGTGGTCATGCTGGCCTCGGTCCGCGACAGCGAGCCGTACCTGCGCAGCGCTCTGGACCTACCGGCGGTCAGCCAGGGGGTGTTCGTCGTGGTGGAGGATCTGGAGGCCCACTACGAGCAGGCCAGCGCAATGGGCGCGGAGATCGTGCTGGACATCGAGGCCACCCCCGAGGGCACCAGGGTCTACCTGGCCTTCGACCTGGAAGGTCAACTCTGGGCCTTCGGGGACGGCTTCGTCGTCAACGACTGACCTCAGTGCTTGTGGTCGTGGCCGTGCTCGTGGTCGTGGTCGTGCTCGTCTTCCTCGTCCGAGGGGCCCTCGGAGGGCTCCACGCCCAGCACGGCCTCGCGGGGCTCGATCTGCTCGACATGCTCGATCAGCCCCAGGACGTGGTCCGGCTCGATGAGCCACTGCAGCGCCGTGGCGCCGCTGTCGTCGGCGGAGACCATCTCCGCCTGCTCCCTGCGCTCGTCGTCGTCCAGGTCGGCGTCCGGGTGGTTGATCTCCTTCAGTGCGGCGGCCTGGAGTGCGCCGATGTCCTGCACCTCCACAGTCAGCTCAACCGTCAGACGCAGATAGCGTTCAGTGCCCGATTCATCACTCATGGTGGAAATCCTAGTGCCCTTGGGAGGTGAGATCGGACTAGGGGAGCTTCCACTCCACCGGCGTCGTGCCCTGCTGCTCGAGGAGCTCGTTGGCCCGGCTGAACGGGCGCGAGCCGAAGAACCCGCTCCGGGCCGACAGGGGGCTCGGGTGGGCCGACTCGATGGCCGGGACGTCGCCGAGCATCGGGCGCAGGTTGCGGGCGTCGCGGCCCCACAGGATCGCGACCAGCGGCTTGTCGCGCGCGGCGAGCGCCTTGATGGCCTGCTCGGTGACCTCCTCCCAGCCCTTGCCCCGGTGCGAGGCGGGCTTGCCCGGCACGACGGTGAGCACCCTGTTGAGCAGCAGCACGCCGTGCTCGGCCCAGGGGGTCAGGTCGCCGTTGCTCGGCATGGGCAGCCCGAGGTCCTCGGTGAGCTCCTTGTAGATGTTGCGCAGGCTCCCCGGGATGGGCCGGACGTCGGCGGCCACCGAGAAGCTCAGGCCGATCGGGTGGCCCGGCGTGGGATAGGGATCCTGGCCGACGATCAGCACCTTGACCTGGTCAAAGGGCTGCTGGAAGGCGCGGAGCACATTTGGTCCCGAAGGGAGGTACTGCCGGCCTTCGGCGACCTCCTTCCGGAGGAAGTCGCCCATGGCGGCGATCTTCTCGGCGACGGGTTCCAGGGCCGTGGCCCACCCGGCTTCCACGACTTCATTCAAAGGACGTGCGGACATGCCGAAAACCCTATCGATGTTTGAGGTCCGGTACGGCTTGCACTCGAAATCTGGGCAAGCCGTACCGGACCTGCCCCTTTATTTCACCGAGCCGGCCATCATGCCCTGCACGAAGTACCGCTGGAAGGCGAAGAACAGCGCCAGCGGGATGATCAGGGACAGGAAGGCACCCGGCGCCAGGATGTCGACGTTGGTGCCGAACTGCCGCATCTGGGACTGCAGGGCCTTGGTCATCGGCTGGTTTCCGGAGTCGGCGAAGACCAGGGCGACGAGCAGGTCGTTCCAGACCCAGAGGAACTGGAAGATGCCGAGCGAGGCGACCGCGGGCTTGGCCAGCGGGAACACCACGGTCGAGAAGATCTTCCACTCACCCGCGCCGTCCATCCGCGCCGCCTCCAGCAGCGAGCGTGGGATGCCCGCGAAGAAGTTGCGGAGCAGGAAGATGGCGAAGGGGAGGCCGAAGGCGACGTGGAAGAGCACCACGCCGGCGATGGAGCCGAAGATCCCGAGGGTGCCGTAGAGCTTGGCGATCGGGATCAGCGCGATCTGGATCGGCACGACCAGCAGGCCGACCACCACCAGGAACAGCCCGTCCCGGCCCGGGAACTCCATCCAGGCGAACGCGTAGGCCGCCATGGCCGCGATGCCGATCACCAGGAGGGTCGTGGGCACCGTGATGAACACGGTGTTCCAGAACGACGAGGTGAACCCGGTGGCCAGCAGGTCGGAGTAGCTCCTGAGGGTCAGCTCGGCCGGTTTGGTGAACGCCGTCCACCAGCCGGTGGAGTTGTTGGCCGTCTCCTCGCGGATCGAGACCACGAACAGCCCGAGGGTGGGGACCAGCCAGAACACGCCGATCAGCACCAGCGCCGCCTGGACCAGGCCGCCGCCGACCCGGTCCACGATCCGGCCGAGGGTACTCCGGGGCGGGGCGCCGAGAGTGGAGGTTGTCACTGGTTGTCCCTCCTGAACCGGCGGATGTTGATAATCATGAAGGGCAGGACGAGGATCAGCAGGAAGATGGCCAGCGCGCTGCCCAGTCCCTGGTTGCCGCCGCCGCCGAAGGAGACCCGCCACATCTCCAGCGCGATCACGTTGGCCTGCGGCTGCACCGATCCCGGCGCGATGACGAAGACTAGATCGAAGACCTTCAGGGTATTGATGATCATCGTGACGAACACGACGAGCAGCACCGGGGAGAGCAGCGGGATGGTGATCTTGCGGAACACCTGCCACTCGGTGGCGCCGTCGATGCGGGCCGCCTCCAGCGCGTCCCGCGGGATGGCCGCGAGCCCCGCCGCGATCAGGACCATGGAGAACCCGGCCCACACCCAGATGAACGCACCGATGATCGCCGGGGTGATCAGCGTCGGGCCCAGCCAGGAGACGCCGGTGAAGCCCGCCTCGAAGTTCGACTGCGGCAGCCGTACCGTGTAGTCGCCCGGAGCGAGCCCGGCGAAACGGAAGGTCCCGTCGGCCTCGGTGGTGGAGGTGGCCTTGACGGCGCCGTTCTGCACCGCCTCGACCGTCACTCCGGCCAGGGCCTTCTCGGTGCCGTCCACCTGGTTGAGCGCACCGCCGCCGCCCTGGGTGAAGTCCACCCACACGGTTCCGGCGAGTTCGCCCGGACCCGGCTGGACGGCCTTCGCCGCCGAGGCCGAGGCCAGGGTGTCGGGCTTCACGCCCACCAGCGGGATGAGCACGGCCTGCCCGGGTTTGGCGGGCTGCTTGGTCACCACCGCGCCCTGCTGGGCGGCCACCGGCGCCTGGTCGTTCTCCCTGGGGCGCGCGTCCGGGTAGCCCTGGTTGGAGCCGAAGAGACCGTCCACCGAACTGATCACGGCGTTGGCCACGCCCCGGTCCGGTGCCTGCTCGTAGACCAGGCGGAAGATGACGCCGGAGGCCATCAGGGAGACGGCCATCGGCATGAACACGATCAGCTTGAACGCGGTGGCCCAGCGGATCCGCTCGGTCAGCACCGCGAAGATCAGGCCGACCGCGGTGACCAGGGCGGGAGCCACCACGACCCAGATCAGGTTGTTCCTGATCGTGGTCAGGGTGGAGGAGTCACTGAAGATCGCCGCGTAGTTGTCCACGCCGACGAAGGTGTCGCCGGTGCCGTCGTAGAGGCTGCGGAAGATCGAGTAGATGATCGGGTAGATCACCATCGCACCGAGCAGGAGGGCTCCCGGCAGCAGGAACCAGATCGCCATGCTGGGCGGCGGCCCCAGCTTGGAGGGGCCGGCCTGCACCGCCTTCGGCGCGGGGCGGGCGGTGGCGGTGGCGGTGGCGCTCTCCGCGGGGGAGGTCTTCCCCGGCTCCGCGTCCGCGTCAGCCGGGGGTGGGGGTCCGTCGCTCAGGTCGAGGGAGGTCCCATGGGTTTCGTTCGGTCCGGAGGAGGAGCCGCGGGCGGCGTCGTCGCCGCCACGCGGATCCTGCGGGCCGTCTAACCGGTTGGTCACGGCCTCTCCCCTTTACTTCCAGGCCTTCTTGGCCTCGTCCTCAAGCTTGGACTGGATGTCCTTGATCTTGGACGGGTCGCGGACGAAGTCCTGCAGGAGCTTCCACTGACCCTTGCCGTCGGTGCCGCCGAAGGCGCTGGGCGCCAGGTCGGACATGTCGTAGCGGACGGCGTCACCGGCGGAGATGATCGTCTGGGCGAGCTTCTTGGTCAGCTCGGCCGGGTAGTTGTCCGGAGAGACGTTGCGGTTGGGGGACAGGTAGCCCGGGAGCTTCGCCCAGATCTCGCCGCCCTCCTTGGAGGCGAGGAACTCCAGCAGCGCCATCGCGCCCTTGGATTCCTTCAGCACCACCGCGATGTCGCCGCCCAGCACGACCGGCTCGGTGTCGCCGGCCTTCGGGAACGCGAAGTACTTGGCCTCCTCGCCGAGCTTCGCGCCGGACTCCTCGGCGGTGGTGGCCACGAAGTCCGCCTCGATGACCATCGCCGACTTGTCCTGGCCGTAGACCTGGGTCACGCAGGTCGGGAAGTCGGTCTGCAGGGCGCCGGAGGAGCCGCCGAGCAGGAACTCCTTCTTGCCGACGAGCTGCCCGATCTTCTCCAGCGCGGTGGTCACGCTGGCGTCGGTCCACGGGATCTCGTGCTTGGAGAGCTTGGTGTAGTTCTCCGGGCCCGCGCTGGACAGGTAGACGTTCTCGAACAGGTCGGTCAGGGTCCAGCCGGACGCGCCGCAGAGGGAGAAGGGCGGGGTGCCGGAGTCGGCGACGGCCTGGGCGGTCTTGACGAGCTCGTCCCAGGTGGTCGGCGGCTGCGCCCCGGCGTCCTGGAAGGCCTGGTCGCGGTACCAGATGAGCGACTTGTGGGCCGCCTTCACCAGCACGCCGTAGGCCTGGCCGTCGGCGGAGCCGAGCTCCTTCCAGTACGGGGTGTAGTTGTCGTCGATCTGCTTGAGCACCTCGGGGGCGAGGGGCTTGAGCGCCTTCTGGTCGGCGTACTGCTGGACCAGGCCCGGCTGGGGGAGGATCGCGATGTCCGGCGGGTTGCCGCCCTGGATGCGCGGGCCGAGGTAGGCGCCGGTGTCCTCGCCGGTGGAGGCGTAGGTGACCTTGGCGCCGGTCTTGGCCTCGAACGCCTTGAGCACTTCCTGGAAGTTGGTCTGCTCGGCGCCGGTCCACTTGGCGGCGACCTCGATGGTCACGCCCTCAAGCGTCTTGGCGGCCGGGGCGGCGGCGGAGGAGCTGCTGCTCGCGGCGGGGGAGGCGCCGGTCTCGGAGGACTGGCCGCACGCGGCGAGGGCGAGTGCCAGGCCCGCCGTCGTCACTGTCGCGATGGTTTTACGCATGCTGAACAAACCTCCTGTGCTGTCGGAGTTCCCCGATATGGCCGGGGGATGGGGGTGACAGCTCAATACGGACTGAGGATGGGGGGACATTTGACCTGGATCGAGGGTGGGGATGACCCTCGATCCGGATCGGTGGACCGGGGGCGGGGATGACCCTCGGTCTGGATCGGTTATGGGGATGACGGTCTCACCCGGGGGGATCGCCCCCGGGTCACTGAGCCCGGATGATCTCGTTGAGCTGGCCCTTCATGGAGGCGACGACGTCGTCGCCCGCCTCCGTGAAGGGTGGGGTGAGCGCGTTGGAGACCGCACTGGCGATCACCAGGCTCACCTGGTTGTAGTTGGCACTCGCCGGTCGCGGCCGCGCGGAGAGGATGCTCTGCTTGAGGACCGGCAGGTAGGGGAAACGCTTGATCAGGCCGGGGTCGTCGTACAGCTCGGCCCACACGGGCGGGAACGAGCCGTCGGCGAGCACCCGCCGCTGGTTCTCCAGGCCGGTGAAGTAGCGGATGAACTCCACCGCCGACTTCTGCCGCTTGGAGTATGCGCTGAGCGCGAGGTTGACCCCGCCCAGCGAGCTGGAACCCGGGCCGTTCAGCCCGGGGAGGCGGGTCACGCCGAACTTGTCACCGACCGCCGAGGTGGTGGCCGGGCCGTAGGCGTGTGGCCAGTTGCGGGAGAAGGCCAGCCGGCCCTCCTGGAAGGCCAGCCGTGACTCCTCCTCCTTGAAGGAGAGCGACTCCTGGGGGATCCATCCCTCCCGGAAGCCGCCGGTCAGGAAGTCCAGACCGGTCTTCGCCCTGGCCACGTCCATGGTCACCTGCGTGCCGTCCCGGCTGAGGATCTGGCCGCCCGCCGACTGCACGGCCTCGGCGAAGTTGACGGTCAGCCCCTCGTAGGCGAGGAACTGGCCGGCGTAGCCGCCGATGTCATACTTGTCGTGCAGCGTCCGGGCCTGCTCACGCAGCTCCGCCCAGGTCCTGGGCGGCTTGAAGCCCTGCTTGGCGAGCAGGTCCTTGCGGTAGTAGAGCAGTCCGGCGTTGCTGGTGTACGGCACCGCCCAGAGCTTGTCCTGGTAGACCGCCGTGTCCACGACCGGCGGAAGGAACCGGTCCAGCGGGAACGCGCCGCGCTCGAGCGGCAGGATCCAGCCGGCGTCGGCGAACTCCGCCGTCCAGACCACGTCGAGGCCGAGCACGTCGTAGCGGTCGCTTTTGGCCTGCAGGTTGGCGACCATCTGCGCGCGCTGCTCGTCGGCCGCCTCGGGGAGTTCGAGCAGGGTCACGCGTTCCCCGGGGTGGGTCTCGTTCCACCGGTCGAGCAGCGGTTGCAGATAGCCGGTCGTGTCGCGTCCGGTCACCAGGGTGAACGGACCACTCCCGCCGAACCGCTCCGTCTTCTGCGCCACCGCCGTCGAGCATCCCGCCGTGACCAGCACGGCGAGCACGACGGGGAGCAGACGGCGCATCGGTTGCCTCCAGGTTTCGGAGCGATTACATACGTGTTAGGTAGATGCATGCATGTTATGCACAGCGCTAATGTGGACGTCAACGGATAGCCACATAACGCTCACGTAACGAGCACTCCGAGGAGGTGAGGCGTGAGGCAGTCGCTGCTGGCGCTCCTCGCGAAGGAACCTGCCCACGGATATGAGCTGAAACAGGCGCTGGAACAGATATTCGGCAGTGCCTACCCGTCACCGAACATCGGGCAGATCTACGTCACGCTCAGCCGGTTGGAGAAGGACGGGCTGGTGCGCGTCGTGGACGTCGAGCAGTCCAACCGGCCGAACAAGAAGGTGTACTATCTGACCGCCGCAGGCCGGGAGGCCCTCGACGTGTGGGTGGACGACCCCACCGAGGGGCCGCGGGTCCGGGACGAGTTCTTCATGAAGCTCGTGCTGGCCCCGATGACCGGCATCGCGGATCGAATGGCGCTGATCAACCGCCAGCGCCGCCACTACCTCGCGCTCATGCGCGACCTCAACGAACTCGCTGAGCGGACCGACCAGGGGAATCGTGTCGCGCTCCTGCTGATAGAGGGGGCCATGCTGCATCTGCAGGCCGACCTCGACTGGCTCGAACGCTGTCAGGAGGACCTGTCGTGAGCCCACCCCCACCCCCCATCGTCAGCACGGTCAACCTCGTGAAGATCTACCAGAACGGCGGCGTCCCCGTGCCCGCCGTCCGGGGGGTGGACCTTCAGGTCGAGGCGGGGCAGTTCGTCGCGGTCATGGGGCCGTCAGGGTCGGGCAAGTCCACCCTGGTGCACATGATCGGGGGCCTGGACGCCCGGACCAGCGGCGAGATCTGGCTGGACGGCAGGCGGGCCGACACGCTGAGCGAGAGCGCCTGGGCGCTGCTGCGCCGGCAGAAGATCGGCTTCGTCTTCCAGTTCTTCAACCTGGTCGCCAACATGACCGTGGCCGACAACGTCGAGCTGCCCGCGCTGCTGGCCGGGTCCTCCCCGCGCGAGGCCCGCGAGCGGCGCGAGTATCTCCTCGGGGAGCTCGGGCTGGCCGACCGCGCCGACTCCGCCCCCTCCCAGCTCGCGGGCGGCGAGCAGCAGCGGGTCGCCCTGGCCCGCGCGCTGGCCAACAGGCCGAGCCTGCTGCTCGCCGACGAGCCCACCGGCAACCTCGACAGCCGCAACACCCGTGACGTGCTCCGCCTTCTCAGCGAGGTCCACCGTGACGGCCAGACCATCATCATGGTCACCCATGACGCCCGGGTGGCCAGCCTGGCCGACCGCGTGGTCTCCCTGCTCGACGGCGAGATCGTCGACGACGGGACCGTCGGCCCGGCCCGCCGGCGGCCCAGGGCCACCGCGGGCGACGTCGTCGAGCTGAGGGGGTAGGGCCATGAGCACCGCTCCCACCGCCGCCGCGCGCCCGTGCCCGGCGGTCCCTGACCAGGGGCCGGGATCCGGGACGTGAGCACCACCAGGGCCTCGCTCAGATGGATCCGGGCCGACCTGAGAGTCCGCCGGGGACAGGCGCTGCTCACGGTGCTCGCGGTGGCGGGCATCGTCACGGCGCTGATCACCTCGGCGACGCTGCTGGAGGACGGCACCAACCCGTGGCGAGGGCTGTTCGCCGAGTCCCGGGGCGCGCACGTGTGGATCCACACCAAGGACGCCCCGGACGTCACCGCGCTGTCGCGGCTCCAGGGGGTGACCCAGGTGGCGGGGCCGTACCGGACGGCGCCCGTGATGCTCGCGATGGACGGCAGGAAGTCACCCGTGGCACTGCGGGGGATGCAGGCGCAGCCGCCCTCCGTGGCCGCGCCGCTTATCCGTGAAGGGCGCTGGCTGCGCTCCGGCGACGTCGACGGCGTCGTCGTCGAGCGGTCCTTCGCCGAGGCGCTCGACCTGCGGGTGGGCGGCCCCTTCACCGTCACCGCGCTCAGCGGCGCCTCCCACCCGCTGGTCGTGGTCGGCCTGGCGGAAACCGCCGACCAGGGCTTCTACCCCGAGTGGACCCCCGGCCTGGCCTGGAGCCTGACCACCACCCTCGCCAGGGTCGAGCCCGCGCTGGGCCGCAGCGAGTCGGTCACCGGCCTCCGGCTGGCCGACGGCGAGGACACGCTGCCGGTCGTGCACGGCGCGGTCACCCTGCTGGCCGAGAAGATCCAGCGCATGTCCACCTGGCGCGAGGTCCGCGCCTCCATGGAGCTGGACAACCGGCTGCTCGGCCTGATGCTGGCGCTGTTCGGCGTCACCGGGCTGGTCGCCGCGGCGCTGGCCATCGTCAACGTGGTGGGAGGACGCGTGCTCACCCAGACGCGCGACATCGCCACCCTGAAATCCCTGGGCTACACCCGGAGCCAGATCTTCGGCCTGCTCATGGCGGAGCACGGCGCGCTCGGCCTGCTCGGCATCGCCGCCGGGCTGGTCTGCGGCCAGATCGCCGCCTCGTTCGCGCTGGACGGCATGCCGATCCTGCCGCTGTCGTCGCTCCCGCTGCTGGCGATCGTCGGCGGCACCGCCGCGGTGGTCCTCATCGCGGTGGCCCTGCCGGCCTGGCGAGGCTGCCGCACCCCGCCGATCCCCGCGGCGCCCGCCGCGCCGCCGAAGGGCCACCTGTCGCGGGTCGCCAGGCTCGCCCTTCTCGTACGGCTGCCGCCGGCCCTCGTGCTGGGCACCCGTGACGCCTTCACCAGACGTGTCCCCGCTTTCCTGAGCATCTTCGGCCTCGCCGTCCCGATGATGATGATCACGATCGGCCTGGGCGTCTGGGCCACCC comes from Streptosporangium roseum DSM 43021 and encodes:
- a CDS encoding VOC family protein, which translates into the protein MSTPLVVPFLRYQDAPAAIEWLGKVFGFRPVLTLPGGKGGVGYARLALGDAVVMLASVRDSEPYLRSALDLPAVSQGVFVVVEDLEAHYEQASAMGAEIVLDIEATPEGTRVYLAFDLEGQLWAFGDGFVVND
- a CDS encoding uracil-DNA glycosylase, which gives rise to MSARPLNEVVEAGWATALEPVAEKIAAMGDFLRKEVAEGRQYLPSGPNVLRAFQQPFDQVKVLIVGQDPYPTPGHPIGLSFSVAADVRPIPGSLRNIYKELTEDLGLPMPSNGDLTPWAEHGVLLLNRVLTVVPGKPASHRGKGWEEVTEQAIKALAARDKPLVAILWGRDARNLRPMLGDVPAIESAHPSPLSARSGFFGSRPFSRANELLEQQGTTPVEWKLP
- a CDS encoding carbohydrate ABC transporter permease; translation: MTTSTLGAPPRSTLGRIVDRVGGGLVQAALVLIGVFWLVPTLGLFVVSIREETANNSTGWWTAFTKPAELTLRSYSDLLATGFTSSFWNTVFITVPTTLLVIGIAAMAAYAFAWMEFPGRDGLFLVVVGLLVVPIQIALIPIAKLYGTLGIFGSIAGVVLFHVAFGLPFAIFLLRNFFAGIPRSLLEAARMDGAGEWKIFSTVVFPLAKPAVASLGIFQFLWVWNDLLVALVFADSGNQPMTKALQSQMRQFGTNVDILAPGAFLSLIIPLALFFAFQRYFVQGMMAGSVK
- a CDS encoding ABC transporter permease subunit, with amino-acid sequence MTNRLDGPQDPRGGDDAARGSSSGPNETHGTSLDLSDGPPPPADADAEPGKTSPAESATATATARPAPKAVQAGPSKLGPPPSMAIWFLLPGALLLGAMVIYPIIYSIFRSLYDGTGDTFVGVDNYAAIFSDSSTLTTIRNNLIWVVVAPALVTAVGLIFAVLTERIRWATAFKLIVFMPMAVSLMASGVIFRLVYEQAPDRGVANAVISSVDGLFGSNQGYPDARPRENDQAPVAAQQGAVVTKQPAKPGQAVLIPLVGVKPDTLASASAAKAVQPGPGELAGTVWVDFTQGGGGALNQVDGTEKALAGVTVEAVQNGAVKATSTTEADGTFRFAGLAPGDYTVRLPQSNFEAGFTGVSWLGPTLITPAIIGAFIWVWAGFSMVLIAAGLAAIPRDALEAARIDGATEWQVFRKITIPLLSPVLLVVFVTMIINTLKVFDLVFVIAPGSVQPQANVIALEMWRVSFGGGGNQGLGSALAIFLLILVLPFMIINIRRFRRDNQ
- a CDS encoding ABC transporter substrate-binding protein, giving the protein MRKTIATVTTAGLALALAACGQSSETGASPAASSSSSAAAPAAKTLEGVTIEVAAKWTGAEQTNFQEVLKAFEAKTGAKVTYASTGEDTGAYLGPRIQGGNPPDIAILPQPGLVQQYADQKALKPLAPEVLKQIDDNYTPYWKELGSADGQAYGVLVKAAHKSLIWYRDQAFQDAGAQPPTTWDELVKTAQAVADSGTPPFSLCGASGWTLTDLFENVYLSSAGPENYTKLSKHEIPWTDASVTTALEKIGQLVGKKEFLLGGSSGALQTDFPTCVTQVYGQDKSAMVIEADFVATTAEESGAKLGEEAKYFAFPKAGDTEPVVLGGDIAVVLKESKGAMALLEFLASKEGGEIWAKLPGYLSPNRNVSPDNYPAELTKKLAQTIISAGDAVRYDMSDLAPSAFGGTDGKGQWKLLQDFVRDPSKIKDIQSKLEDEAKKAWK
- a CDS encoding ABC transporter substrate-binding protein is translated as MRRLLPVVLAVLVTAGCSTAVAQKTERFGGSGPFTLVTGRDTTGYLQPLLDRWNETHPGERVTLLELPEAADEQRAQMVANLQAKSDRYDVLGLDVVWTAEFADAGWILPLERGAFPLDRFLPPVVDTAVYQDKLWAVPYTSNAGLLYYRKDLLAKQGFKPPRTWAELREQARTLHDKYDIGGYAGQFLAYEGLTVNFAEAVQSAGGQILSRDGTQVTMDVARAKTGLDFLTGGFREGWIPQESLSFKEEESRLAFQEGRLAFSRNWPHAYGPATTSAVGDKFGVTRLPGLNGPGSSSLGGVNLALSAYSKRQKSAVEFIRYFTGLENQRRVLADGSFPPVWAELYDDPGLIKRFPYLPVLKQSILSARPRPASANYNQVSLVIASAVSNALTPPFTEAGDDVVASMKGQLNEIIRAQ
- a CDS encoding PadR family transcriptional regulator, encoding MRQSLLALLAKEPAHGYELKQALEQIFGSAYPSPNIGQIYVTLSRLEKDGLVRVVDVEQSNRPNKKVYYLTAAGREALDVWVDDPTEGPRVRDEFFMKLVLAPMTGIADRMALINRQRRHYLALMRDLNELAERTDQGNRVALLLIEGAMLHLQADLDWLERCQEDLS
- a CDS encoding ABC transporter ATP-binding protein; amino-acid sequence: MSPPPPPIVSTVNLVKIYQNGGVPVPAVRGVDLQVEAGQFVAVMGPSGSGKSTLVHMIGGLDARTSGEIWLDGRRADTLSESAWALLRRQKIGFVFQFFNLVANMTVADNVELPALLAGSSPREARERREYLLGELGLADRADSAPSQLAGGEQQRVALARALANRPSLLLADEPTGNLDSRNTRDVLRLLSEVHRDGQTIIMVTHDARVASLADRVVSLLDGEIVDDGTVGPARRRPRATAGDVVELRG
- a CDS encoding ABC transporter permease, producing MSTTRASLRWIRADLRVRRGQALLTVLAVAGIVTALITSATLLEDGTNPWRGLFAESRGAHVWIHTKDAPDVTALSRLQGVTQVAGPYRTAPVMLAMDGRKSPVALRGMQAQPPSVAAPLIREGRWLRSGDVDGVVVERSFAEALDLRVGGPFTVTALSGASHPLVVVGLAETADQGFYPEWTPGLAWSLTTTLARVEPALGRSESVTGLRLADGEDTLPVVHGAVTLLAEKIQRMSTWREVRASMELDNRLLGLMLALFGVTGLVAAALAIVNVVGGRVLTQTRDIATLKSLGYTRSQIFGLLMAEHGALGLLGIAAGLVCGQIAASFALDGMPILPLSSLPLLAIVGGTAAVVLIAVALPAWRGCRTPPIPAAPAAPPKGHLSRVARLALLVRLPPALVLGTRDAFTRRVPAFLSIFGLAVPMMMITIGLGVWATLDDFLRHPEQVGQAAALTVRPDKLTPEDAARIVKADPEVQAAYPGSEVAALEPEQTRSVLARAVGTAAQPYPFSVVEGRMFSGRGEAVAGQGLLDLLGVKIGDRVRMTVGGTPLIVHIVGRVVEPDQDGEVLSLGLDSLAAKDAVPPQFYSLVLRPGADPAAVRARLLAASDEGLEVQRVVNPAERLEVIRVLIVALVVVLALIGLANLLTASALGLRDHALDLAVLKAMGLTPGQVAATLVTGTGLLVVLGVVAGTAAGASLVGGLIDLQGHTSGVGAGIGRTPSALTLLSAVLIAVGAALLVTLIPARRAVRAKIPVAVR